The genomic interval ACGACCGTGATCCCGGGCAAGACGCCGCTGCCGGTGTTCGCCCGCGACGTGGCCGGTCTCGCCGACCACCTGGGGATCGGCGACTTCGTGCTGGGCGGCCTGTCGATGGGCGGGCAGATCGTCATGGAGTGCTACCGGCAGTTCCCGTCCCGCGTCCGCGCCCTGATTCTGGCCGACACCTTCCCGCGCGCCGACACCGGCGAGGCACAGGAGTTCCGGCGCGCCACCGCCGGCCGGATCGAGGCGGAGGGCATGACCGGGTACGCCGAGCAGAACCTGTCGAAGATGCTCGCCGCCCGCAACGTCGACGCGATGCCGGCCGTGGCCGGGCACGTCATGACGATGATGACGAGCGCCCCGCCCGCCGGCGCGGCGGCCGCCCTGCGGGGCCGGGCCGAACGCGACGACTACCGGAAGCTGCTCACCACCGTCGCCGTGCCCACCCTCGTCGTGGTCGGCCGTGACGACGAGTTCACCCCCGTCGCCGACGCCGAGGAGATGCACGCCCTGATCCCGGGAGCGCGGCTGGTCGTCGTCGACCACGCCGGCCACCTGCCGAACCTGGAGCAGCCGGCCGCCTTCAACGACGCGCTGACCGCTTTCCTGGCATCGCTCTGACGGCCGCGCCCGTCAGCTCGGATACGGCCACTCGTGCACCGGCTTGTTCTCGTGCATCAGCGGCAGATAGCGCCGCAGCATCTCGTGCAGGGCGGCCTGCCTGTCCATGCCGTCGGCCTCCAGCGCGTGCAGCGTCTGCACCTGCCAGGCGGCCCCGTTGCGGTGGGTCAGGCAGCGCTGCTCGACGATGCCCAGCAGCCGTTCGCGCTCGCCCTGCGAGACACCCCACCGCTCCAGCCCCAGGTGGGCCATCGGCAGCAGCCGGCGCAGCACCAGTTCGGTGACCTGGATGTAACCCATGCCGGGCCAGAACACGGTGGCGTCGATGCCGTGCCGGGCGCAGGCGTGGAAGTTCTCCTCGGCCGCGCTGAAACTCATCTGCGTCCACAGCGGACGTTCCGCCTCGGCCAGCGTACGGATGAGCCCGTAGTAGAACGCCGCGTTGGCCATCGTGTCCACAACGGTCGGCCCGGCCGGCAGCACCCTGTTCTCGACGCGCAGGTGCGGGCGGCCCCGTACGACGTCGTAGATCGGGCGGTTCCAGCGGTACACCGTGCCGTTGTGCAGCCGTAGCTCGCTCAGCTGCGGGATCTCACCCCGCTCGAGCAGCTCGGCCGGGTCGGCGTCGTCGCAGATCGGCAACAGCGCCGGGAAGTAGCGCACGTTCTCCTCGAACAGGTCGAAGACGCTCGTGATCCACCGTTCCCCGAACCACACCCGCGGCCGTACGCCCTGGGCCCGGATCTCTTCCGAGCGGGTGTCGGTGGCCTGCTCGAACAGCGGGATCCGGGTCTCGCGCCACAACTCGCGGCCGAACAGCAACGGCGAGTTCGCCCCCAGGGCCACCTGCACGCCGGCGATCACCTGGGCCGCGTTCCAGTACGCCGCGAACTGCGCCGGGCTGACCTGCAGGTGGAACTGGGTGCTGGTGCAGGCCGACTCGGGCGCGATCGTGTCGGTCGTGACGGCCAGCCTGTCCACGCCGTCGATCCGGATGTCGAGGTCCTCGCCGCGGGCCGCGAAGATCTGCTCGTTGAGCAGCTTGTAGCGCGGGTTGGCCGAGAGCGCGGCGTCGGTCATGTGCTCGCGCCGCAGGGTGGGCAGGATGCCGATCATCACCGTGTGCGCGCCGACCGTACTGGAGTGCTTCTCGGCGTTGTTGAGACTGGCCCTCAGGGTGCGTTCGAGGTCGGCGTTCTCGTCACCGGCCAGCCGCCGCGGCGGCACGTTGATCTCGATGTTGAACTGCCCGAGCTCGGTCTGGAAATCGGGGTCGGCGATCGCGCCCAGCACTTCCGCGTTGCGCATGGCCGGATCGCAGTTCTCGTCGACCAGGTTGAGCTCTATCTCCATGCCGGTCAGCGGCCGCTCGAAGTCGAACCGGGACTCGCGCAGCATCGCCGCGAACACGTCCAGGCTCCGGCGGATCTTGTGCCTGTACTTCGCACGGTCCTCACGGGTGAAGTTGGCCTGCTCGACGTCCTCGCCCACGGCACACCACCTCTCAACGTCTTCTCAAACTCGCACAGCGCCGGTGTGTCGCGCCAGACGACCTCAAACCATGAGATCGCACGTGGTGTCCCTCTCATATCTTTCGATACAGGCGATGCCGGCGCCGGCGAACACGATCGCAGCGGTACCCTGCCGTACCGGATTTCATCCGGATCAGCACCCTGGGGAGGGCAATATCTTGAACGCGCGGCGCTTGCTGATCGGCGTCGTGGTGACCGTGGTCCTCTCCACGATCCTGACCGTGACTTGGATGACGCTCGGTCCGCTGCGTTCGTCGGCGCCGTCCCCGCACGCCTCGGCCCAGGCCGCGCCGGCCATCACGACCGGCGTCCCGGGCGCCGCCGGCCCGGAGTGGTCGACGGCGTGGGCGGCCGCGCCGTCGTCGGCGAACTACCAGCGCCCGCTCGGCCACACTGTCCGCAACGTCGTGCACACCACGGTCGGCGGGCCCCAGGTGCGCATCCGCCTGAGCAACCGCTTCGGCGTCGCGCCGGTGCGGTTCGGTCACGTCACCGTCGCGATCTCGGCCCACTCCGGCGGCCGCCGCGACGGCGCCAACAACCCTTCCGACGGTACGGCGGTGCGGGGCACCCTGCACGACGTGACCTTCGGCGGCCGGGGCGAGGTGACTGTGCCGGTCGGCGGTGACGTCCTGAGCGACGCCGCGCCCCTCGCCGTCCCCGCCGATGCCGACGTGCTGGTGTCGGTCTGGACCCCGGTCAAGCCGGCCGCGTCGACCTATCACGCCGAGGCCAAGCAGCTTTCCTTCGTCAGCCCCGGCGCTGCCGACCACGCGGGCGACCTCGCCGCCACGGCGTTCACGAAGGGCGCCTCGGCCTGGTTCTACGTCTCGGCCCTCGAGGTGACCGGCGCGTCCGGCACGATCGTGGCCCTGGGCGACTCGATCACCAACGGCGCGGCCTCGACCCCGGGCCGCAACCGGCGCTGGCCCGACCTGCTGGCCGCCCGGCTCGCGTCGGCCGGCGCTCCCGCGTACGGCGTGGCGAACGCGGGGCTGGCCGGCAACAGGATCCTGCTCGACGGGCAATATCCGCGGTACCAGATCACGTCGACGGCCGGCCGGTCGGCGCAGGCCCGGTTCGCCGAGGACGTGCTCGAGCGGCCCGGCGCCCGCACGCTGATCATCTTCGCGGGCATCAACGACATCATCCAGCAGCCGCGGCAGACGGACTTCACCCAGATCACGGCCGGGCTCGCGAACCTCTCGGCCCGGGCGCGCGGACAGGGCCTGCGCGTGGTCGTCGGCACGCTCACCCCGTGGAAGGGCTGGACGACCTACACGCCGGCGCAGGATCAGGTGCGGTTGCGGGTCAACGAGTGGATCCGCACCGGCGGCGACGGCTCGTTCGACGCGGTCGCCGACTTCGACCAGGCGTTGCGCGACCCGGCCCAACCGTTGCGGCTCAACCCGCAGTTCGACGGCGGCGATCACCTGCACCCCAACGACGCCGGCATGATGGCCCTGGCCGCGGCCGTGCCGCTCGACAAGCTGTAAGGCCTGTTCCAAGGTTCAGCGCATCACCGCGGCGACCACCGCGGCGACGATGAGGAAGCCCAGGATCGCCTGCAGGAGCAACGCCGGGCCCAGGTGCGACCACATCGTCGGGATGCGCGGCGTGAGGGGCTGCATGGTGGTCAGGTTGACCAGGCTGACGAGCCGGTGCGGCAGCGTGACGTCCTTCTGCGCGACCGTCCTGAGCTGCACGAGGTCGCCCCGGTGCAGCGCCGACTGGGGTAACTGCCCGTGCATCTCGACCTCGTAGGTCTGGCCCAGGTCGTCGCGGACCCGGACGGGCGTCACCAGGAACTCCGGGCCCTTCTTGAGCTCCTTGAAGCTGCGCCGGCCCGGCTTCATCCGCACCAGTGCGGCCAGCAACTGGATCACGCCGGCGGCGAGGACGACGGCCATCAGCAGCGGCTGGCCGATCCGGACCTCGCGCGTGTACGAGGCCTGATAGCCGGCGAACCGCCCGGTGATGACGGGTCCGACGTGCCGGAGGATCTGCTCGCGGTGCAGGTCGACGTCATCCATGCGAATCACCTCCTGAAGGGTTCTCATATAGTACGGAGAGTCATATCCCACACACCGTGAGTGAATATGGGAGAACCGTAAGCACGTCGCCGACCTGCGGAGACCGGTTTGCCGTTCTTCCTCGTCTGCCACCCCTGTCGCCGAAAAGCTGAAAAGCGCGCGAACGGCACGAATCGGCGGTGAACTGGATTCGTGTTCCGTGAGGTGCCGGCTTCGCGGACGTAGCGGAGGGCGGCAGACGTGGCACCCAACAAGGCGTTCGTGGATCCGGACAGCGTCCTGGCCCGGACCGCCCGGGAGATGCTCCTGGCTCACGCCGGCGGCCGTGGCCCCTCCGGCAGCGTCACCGTCTGCCCGACCTGCGGCCAGGATTTGCCGTGCGCAGCCGGCAGCGCCGCCGCCGAGGTTGTCAGGGCGGCCGGGCTGGCCGAGGAGTCGGGGCTGATCGCCGCGTCCCGGCGGGGGCTGGGGGAGCCGTACGGGGAACCGGGGTCGGGTTTCGACTTCCGTGGCCCGGGGCTGGCCCCGGCGGCCGGAGCGCCCGCCGCCGACGTGGAACCGCCGTGGGCCCCGGGCCCGCCCGGCGCCGGCGAGATCACCGCGACTCCGCAGTCGCCCACCGCCTTCGGGGCTGCCGACGCGTCCAGCGCCTTCGAACCGGCCGCCCCGCCCACCCCGGCCACGGCCTTCGGTTCTGCCGACGAGCCGGCCACGGCTTTCGGATCCGGACCGGAGTCCGTTGCCGAGTCCGGTTCGGCTTTCGGGTCGGGTCCGGCTTCCGGGTCGGGTCCGGCTTCCGGGTCGGGCTCGGGCTCGGGGGAGGAGCGGCCGGCCGAGTTCGGTTCGTCGCTGGCGTTCGGGTCGCCCCTGACCTTCGGTTCGCCGTCCGACGCTCCGGCCGAGGACGAGCCGGCTCGGTCCGAGTACCGGCCGCGGCGGGCCCAGCGCGAGGACGACGACAATCCGGTGACCGGCCCGGGTTACCGCGCCTCCGGGCATGACGGCCCGGTGGGCGTGTCGTTCACCGGCGGGAGCCCGGCCACGTCGTCCGGCCCGGCCACCCGGCCCGGGTCCGGCGACGAGCCGAGCGGCCCGCGCCTCAACCTGAGTTTCAGCGGCGGCACCCTGTCCGCCGAGCCTCCCGCGCTCGACCTCAGCCTGGGCGGCGCCGGATCGTCCCCGTCCGGCCTGCGCCCCGAGCTGAGCGGCGCCGGCGGCGCCGAGCTGGGGGCCCGCCCGATCCCCCCGGCCCCCGGCGGCGACGCGGGGGAGAGCGGCGGCTTGACGCCTGGTGCGGCCCCCAGCGGTCTCGGCAATGCCGGTCAGGGTGGCGGCAACGCCGCAGGACTGTTCGGTGGGCCCGGGGAGAACGGGTCCGTCACGCCGGGCACGGCCGATCCGGCCGGTTCGGGCAGCGGTGCAGGACGAACCGCGCCGGCCGCGAATGGCGCACCGGGCGACGGGGCCACTGCGCCGGCGGCGGCTGGCGACGCAAGCGTTGGACGGGATGTGTCGGCGGCGGGTGGTGGAGCGGGTGATGGGCTGACGGCGGCGGCGGGTGGTGGCGTAGGTGTTGGACGGGATGTGTCGGCGGCGGGTGGTGGAGCGGGTGATGGGCTGACGGCGGCGGCGGGTGGTGGCGTAGGTGTTGGAGGGGATGTCTCGGCGGCGAATGGTGGAGCGGGCGACGGGGCCACTGTGCCGGCGGCGGCGGGTGGTGGCGTAGGTGTTGGACGGGATGTGTCGGCGGCGGGTGGTGGAGCGGGTGATGGGCTGACGGCGGCGGCGGGTGGTGGCGTAGGTGTCGGACGGGATGTGTCGGCGGCCGGTGGTGGAGCGGGCGACGGCCGGACTGTGCCGGGGGCGGGTGGTGGAGTGGGCGATGGCCCGACTGTGCCCGCCGCGAGTGGCGGAACGGAACCGGCGCGCCCGGAGGCGGAAGAGGGAGCGACCAGGAAACCGATGCCGCCCCTGCCGCCGGACTGGCATCAGAGCCGGCCGCTCGACGCCCCCAAGTTCACCCCCGCCCGTCCGGTCTCGCGGTCCGGCGGGCTCAACGGCATGTCCAACGTCCCGGCAGGCCCGGGTAAGCAGCCGCCCGTGCCCGGGAGCCCCGCGCCGCAGCAACCGGCCGCGCTGAACGAGCCGCCTCAGGCTCCGCCCGCCCTCAACTCGCCGCCACAGCCCCCGCCCGCCGTCAACCGCCCGGCGGCCTCGCCCCCGTCTCAGCCCCTGTCTCAGCCCCTGTCTCAGCCCCTGTCTCAGCCCCCGTCTCGGCCCGCGTCGCCGCCCGGCCAGGCGCCGTCCGCCGCTCCGCAGGCAAAGCCGCAACCGGACGCCCCGGACGTCGGCGTCCACCCCACCACCCTGCAGCGGGCGGGCGCCGAGGGCGCTCCGGCGCGGACCGGCTCCGAGCCCTCGGGTCCGGGCGCCCCGCCGGACGGCAACGAG from Paractinoplanes brasiliensis carries:
- a CDS encoding alpha/beta fold hydrolase, which gives rise to MSAASVNGITIDYDDTGAGRPLVLVHGHPFDRSMWRPQVEALAGSGWRVITADLRGYGATTVIPGKTPLPVFARDVAGLADHLGIGDFVLGGLSMGGQIVMECYRQFPSRVRALILADTFPRADTGEAQEFRRATAGRIEAEGMTGYAEQNLSKMLAARNVDAMPAVAGHVMTMMTSAPPAGAAAALRGRAERDDYRKLLTTVAVPTLVVVGRDDEFTPVADAEEMHALIPGARLVVVDHAGHLPNLEQPAAFNDALTAFLASL
- a CDS encoding glutamate--cysteine ligase; its protein translation is MGEDVEQANFTREDRAKYRHKIRRSLDVFAAMLRESRFDFERPLTGMEIELNLVDENCDPAMRNAEVLGAIADPDFQTELGQFNIEINVPPRRLAGDENADLERTLRASLNNAEKHSSTVGAHTVMIGILPTLRREHMTDAALSANPRYKLLNEQIFAARGEDLDIRIDGVDRLAVTTDTIAPESACTSTQFHLQVSPAQFAAYWNAAQVIAGVQVALGANSPLLFGRELWRETRIPLFEQATDTRSEEIRAQGVRPRVWFGERWITSVFDLFEENVRYFPALLPICDDADPAELLERGEIPQLSELRLHNGTVYRWNRPIYDVVRGRPHLRVENRVLPAGPTVVDTMANAAFYYGLIRTLAEAERPLWTQMSFSAAEENFHACARHGIDATVFWPGMGYIQVTELVLRRLLPMAHLGLERWGVSQGERERLLGIVEQRCLTHRNGAAWQVQTLHALEADGMDRQAALHEMLRRYLPLMHENKPVHEWPYPS
- a CDS encoding SGNH/GDSL hydrolase family protein, whose protein sequence is MNARRLLIGVVVTVVLSTILTVTWMTLGPLRSSAPSPHASAQAAPAITTGVPGAAGPEWSTAWAAAPSSANYQRPLGHTVRNVVHTTVGGPQVRIRLSNRFGVAPVRFGHVTVAISAHSGGRRDGANNPSDGTAVRGTLHDVTFGGRGEVTVPVGGDVLSDAAPLAVPADADVLVSVWTPVKPAASTYHAEAKQLSFVSPGAADHAGDLAATAFTKGASAWFYVSALEVTGASGTIVALGDSITNGAASTPGRNRRWPDLLAARLASAGAPAYGVANAGLAGNRILLDGQYPRYQITSTAGRSAQARFAEDVLERPGARTLIIFAGINDIIQQPRQTDFTQITAGLANLSARARGQGLRVVVGTLTPWKGWTTYTPAQDQVRLRVNEWIRTGGDGSFDAVADFDQALRDPAQPLRLNPQFDGGDHLHPNDAGMMALAAAVPLDKL